The Helicoverpa armigera isolate CAAS_96S chromosome 15, ASM3070526v1, whole genome shotgun sequence genomic interval ttataattataaagttcagccatattttaccatttggcatgcaaacattattatctactattataaacattattacctactattaatctattatttataatcacaatattatatgagatcaattaacttactactaattttacaattaaacatttatacatacaaattataatttttctgctAAGAAATCTGATAtagtataataaattttatcatttaaaaattggcGTAACTTTCTCTTAAACATTGGTGTGCTTAAGTCTTTCCAGGCATTTGGTaacttattatatattattgGGGCCATGCAATAGATACTTTTGCGCTTCAGACTCGTTTGACACGACACAATGCATAATTTGCTATTGTCTCGTCTATTCCTCGGACATACATCAGATAGACGTTGGAAACGAGACGgattttgtttaacaaacataGCTACTTCGAAAATATAGATACATGGAAGTGTCAGGATTTTGTATTGCTTAAAATAGGGCACACAACTGTCTGTACTTTTGAGCTTAAACATGGATCTAAGGCACCTTTTCTGAGCCTTAAAAGCTATGTCTCGATCAGTCGAGTTCCCCCAGAAAATGACTCCGTACCGTAAATGGGACTCAACTATTCCATAGTAAGCCGTAAGTAGCGCTTTATCATTCACTATGGAGGACAATCTATACAAAACAAAGGCGGAAGAGCTCAGTTTTTTACACAACATATCTACATGTGCCTTCCAATTCAAACTAAAATCTATTTGCAGTCCTAAAAATTTTGTATCACCCGCTTCctcaatattattgtttttgtaatgtatGTGTAAAGTACTTCCTCCAGGAGTTCGCTGTCTAAAGTGCATTACCTTTGTCTTacttaaatttatatttaaattatttttgtctaacCATCTAATTATTGAGTCAAGTGTGTTGTTAATATCATTTTCGTATGTGCTTATGCTTTTACAAGGGATCGTTACTGTGCTATCATCTGCAAACATTGTTATAGGTTGTTCAAGGGATAACGGCATGTCATTCACATATAGTATGAACAAAATGGTCCCATAACGCTTCCTGTGGTACGCCGAATGAAATTTTACGTTCACTTGATCTGACTATCTCTTCATGCTTATTGACGACATTAATGCGGCTAACTTCAGTAATTTGTGTTCTGTTTTCTAAATATGACTTAATAAGTTTGAGCACATTACCTCTAATACcataattttctaatttattgaGTAGCGTATTATAATGGACATAATCGAAAGCCTGAGTCATGTCGCAGAATAAAGCACAAATAGGGTTTCGTCTATCCAtgttactaataatattattcaaaaagtCAAAGATTGCCATGTTAATGGTTCGGTGATGTCTGAATCCTTTTTGTTCTTCACAAAGTATATCGTATTTCTCCATGTAATTATACAATTCTTTATAAATGTATTTCTCAAATATCTTTGATATAACCGGTATAAGTGATATTGGTCTATAATACTCCATCAATTCCTTGtcttcttttttaaatagaGGTTTAATTATTGAAGTTTTTAAGCCATCTGGATATACGCCCGCAAGAATGATAAGGTTGAGTATATGACTGAGATGCCCGCATATCTCAGCTGAAACCGATTTTATCATGAATgtggggactaggtacgacacataCAAGACAACACACATACAACCCCCTCGCTCGCATAGAtatgtcgataaaaataaagttagataacgtatagcaacgtcgcgcagctaagcttcgcggaccacttggaatgcctctagggaccaccagtggtccgccgACCACCAGTTAAcaaccactgtgctaaacgatcgttctattgtacaggtcgtacattgctgggcaagcaaaatagcgagcAAAAACTGCGCTCGCTattttacactaggataaaattgcatttccgaaattttgatcacatcaaccagttccatctccttcaatgcattatcATTTGGATTAGGTGGACGGCTCCTCGATAGCAcctattcttttagggaatacggctcgctttcaaatgacgcgcaCACCGCGTACGTTCGAGAACTCgagcgtgcattttgttttgatcgcgctcttttcaaagtcgacattttttttttgtgcaataacttacggatagtatgattgttgatgttgttagttagagtaagtgaaaaaaatattgttcaatcaagacaccttataggtcagagccagggccgggggtggggcaagtgccccagcttgccccagtgtggctacgcccatggaaCTATCTACTAAATAGTTTAAACATtacctaaacatttggtttggatagaTGAGACAGTCCTTGAGTCCTTgaaattacaacgaaaagtggcattaatgtttatatgtattaattcttataattattaatcATCTCTGCAAATAAACTAGTTACAGCAGGCAGTTAGTTTGTGAATTACATAATGAAGTGTCTTCTTATCCaaatattagagaaaacaagcagataacattaattttgaCACAATCACCTATACCTAGTCGAAGCGTTGGTATCTTTATTAAACAAAGCTAGTTGACCTCTAGACCACATCACGTAATATGATATATTAGGTACCTTAATACATTTGTACAAATAGATAAGGAAATACCCCATATTTGTTCTCTTTTCTCAATTCCCCACTGGTTTTCGGACTAACTAGCGTAATCAACGCTCAACAGTAAAGTAACTAATACAATAGCAAGTTCATGACGGGCTACAACATTAATCTTGTCATGTTTTTATGAGAACAACAGCGGGAGATGAAATCAAAAAGCTTTTTGTGATGCTATGTTCAAGGCTAACGATGCTGCACTCGGTATGTTTCTATCATAGGTACCGCGGAAAGTGGCCGATCAtcacaaaaaactaaaacttgTTTGCCTCATACaaagattatttattgattgatataattaatttgggtgaataggtacctattgagtacttatttattaaacaaacaatgttaTGACATGATAACATTGGTCAAGAACCAATGCggactaggtacctacttgttatgattagaaaataaataatattcacataaaaatcttaattgtGTGTTATTTGGGGAAAATAGGATTTAATGAGAATAAGATTAAAACACAATTTCTTATACGATCATTTTTCTTGTTTACAGTATGGAAGCCAAAGAATTAGTTCAAAAGGCCAACTCGTTGGAGGTGAAGATCTCTGTAACGAACTACAACAGCCTGTACGCGACGCGCAGCACCCCCGAGTTCGTGATCAACGGCGCGGCCGTGCTGCAGCTCAAGCTCATCGCCGCCCTCGTCAACAACGTCTACAACAACCTCATCTTCGCGCGCTTCGTCAAGCGGCGCGCCAATGACGACCTGACGTACACGATCAAGCTCACCAGCACAGAGCTCGGTATTGCCAAGAGCTTCACCAGCGACGACGGCACGTGGCATCTCATCCACGAGAACAAGAAGCAACAATACACGTTTGACGTAACGGCTTGTATGGAGGCGGCTCCGTGCGCCAGTTCGTTTGCCAGCCTGCACGACGACGCCGAGCTCACGGACTTCGAGCTGCGCGGCGAGGACGGGTCCGTGCACGTGCACCGCGCCGTGCTGGCCGCCGCCAGCCCCGTGCTGCGCCGCATGCTGGGCGGCGCGTGGCGCGAGACCGCCGAGGGCAGGGTCGAGCTCCCGGGACCTCGCGCGCCACGCTGCAGCACCTGAAGGACTACGTGTACCTGCACGCGTTGCCTGAAGCCGGGCTGGAGCAGCTGCTGTTACTGGCGGCGTACTACATGATGCCGGACTTGGAGCAGCGCTGCGTGGACAGGCTGGCGCGGGCCGTGAGCGCGGACAACGCGTGCGACGTGATCGAGTTCGCGGCCAAGAACAAGCTGCCGCGCCTGCTGCTGGCCGTGCTCGAGCTGGTGCAGAGCGGCGCCGTCAGCGTGTCCGCCATGCGCGACCACCTCGCCCACGCCAAAACAGATAGTTAAGCTCCTAATGCTGGTTTCGATTCAAAAGTTTGCTTTTTTactctttttctttatttctgtGTTGATTCGATTCGTGATGGATTTTAGTCAAATAACAATTGATGGAAAAGTCTAAACTCTCTAAAAAGTCCTTATGCTCAAGATTTGAAACAGTGATATTATAGAGTATTTTAGGCATATGCATATGCCGCAGTCATCTGGTTGAAGCTGCTATTTGATTAAACGACTTGCACCTTCAGTGTATAACTTAATTTCATTGAATCATATCATGATCATAGCCAAAGGCaatttatgacaaaaaaatatatttaagtacattttttcGATTTTGAAAATCGATTGCAATTTTCCTTCACATAAAATGGCGAAGTTAAGGcaaattgttttgttactttAATTAATCATACTTACTATGTTGACTTAGATACGTATGTGAGTacaagtacttaaatatttggtTGCCAGCACGTAATGAATACGTGGGCTGTTGACAAAATTTCGCATGTTTCGAAGATTATGTTCAGCAAAGCCCTTCAAaagtttattactttaattaacaataaatattgtattacgATGACATTATATTGACAAACATTCGAACTTCTAGTGTAGACGTATGTATAGTTATGCTATCTTACCTTAAGGTGTTTGGGACCAATGTAAAGACTGATTATATGTAATTATTGTGACTAAATTAtagttcaattttaataaattgtcaTTACTTTTTATGCAGAATGATTAGTCTCCGTATTCTGCATAGCAGAACATTTTTAGCTTTGTATAACTAACGTGTAGCATTCCAAACTGGCATTAAAAGTATTCATCAAAATCCAGATTTTACCCAATAGTGTTTTCTAAGTCCcaaaatatctttaaattatatttcaacactcataaaataataataaataagttactataatataatcttttttttcttcTCACAAATCCTTGCAAGCAGgactgacgttcaaaaagtgttgttttgcagccaagtttgaataaacaatttttgattttggCTGCTTTAGCATAAGtgcatttcatattatttttggcaCTCCACATTGGTGATCCCACTCGAAATTCATTACTCGCAAGTTTAATTTAGGCCCTGACTCCAGCTGACTGACTGACTGCTTCCAACAGCCAACTATAGCTGGGCCGCGCGCCCAATACCTGCCGTCCATATGTGCCATGaccttaataattattaaaaatgtaaggaaactaggccatattgctcgcagagcggacggccgatggggtcgaaaagtgctggagtggagaccacggactagcacgCGCaacgtaggacgtccaccaacaagttGAACAGACGAcattataaaggtcgccggacgCTGGATGCaagtcgcctccaacaggtatctgtggagatctaagagggaggcctatgttcagcagtggacgtcctatcgctgagatgatgatgatgatgatgaaggaaacaagaaataaaagctgtgattttcagtttatatttattttgacatcaCAATAATGTTTTCACTTCAAAAAGCGTTTTAAGCTGAACATTATTAAATACCAATATGAAATAacttaaatcattttttatttaatcatagttaaattacactttaaattttattgcaCGGCCCAATTATATTAAGACATGGCAGATTTATTCAACATCAATTTTGCGCAATATCAAcacattttatacaaattcaaatgaactaaaaatatacaaagtagGTATGACGAATGGTTAGTTCATTGGACATTGGTCGACGTCgtcataaacaaaaaatattttgaataataatcgcGAGAATTTAGCGATATTGAGCTCAGCTTGATTTAATCAATGTCTCTCAGGCTCGCGGAACTTCTCACTAAACACATTTTGGGTACATATTTAAACATAATTCTGTCACAGCATATTTTTTGTCAGAGACAGCATGTTTTTAAACCCTTGAAACATTTTCATAGTGAAGCCTTGAGTGTATACTTCGACTCATTTAATTTGCTAAATAATTCTAAGCGTCCGTCGAGTTTAGTCAAAAATgatgttttaaacaaaatatatttttttttacttaggtataacgtggaatgatataaatattacaattagtGTGTTCTCAAGAATCATTATCTTAAGGATAAGAGCTGATCTTTAACCTCGCTGTTTGGTGAAACAATGTAGTTTATTCAAGCACATAGgtgaacatttaaaaatatcttaattagaGAATCATAGCGGACTCATACATATTAAAACAGTTATGAACTTTATGTGACATACCTTTTTAAAATGATGTCAACATCCGATTTTTCTTCTGGccaaataagaataatttattccaGCATAtcgattttgtttaatttttaataacaagTGCCGCCATGACTCGCTTCCATTACAATATTGTTGGTTATTATTATCAAACGTCTGATTTAAACATTGATTTATATGGTTTACAAGCTACAATGACAAGTTTAAATAGGAAAATAGAAACCTCGTAGAACATTACAAAACagtttaaataacttattataaactaatataatatgaataaatgctaatcttatattaatatattttattagacaaTGTTTATTTTCAGTACAAGTAACTTGGTACTTAGGGCCGTACCATGATGGAAAAacatagaatataaataatttcgtaGATATcaatgattttatatttgaaattttcaatatttttattccaaaacTAATTAGAATTTATGTAAAAACTTGTATTGAAAATAGacattgttttgaatatttgtatgaCTATGTATTATTTGATTATATGTTATAATGTTGAATGAATTATATTCTATTGACAGTTGATAGTTGACAGATGCGCTTACGCATAAATGTGTGCTATACACAAAGCTTTTCTTTGATCATTcttccatatattttttcagaaactGTCAATTAATGTGAACCAGTGccggatttatatttttaacgagTGTAGGCTACTTTATTTCCGCCGCCCCATAAACAAaccttacaaataataattttccatttgTAGTAAATTTGGGGACCTTTAAGCCACGGCCTATTCGTTAATCCAAGACTGCTGTGCACATTATTTAAAGTTAGGGCGTATTCTCACTTTTTCAAAATTCACGTCATTGGTGATCTCGTATTGATTGAAAAGTGTTTATATGATTTAATGTTGACAACTAGAAACTATAAGGCAAATTTTCAATAGTTACATATTTATAcctgtagaatatttttttcagttagtatttttaaccgacttcccaaaaaggaggaggttcttgattcggatgtttgtatttgtttgatTCTTTAGATATTGATCAAACTGTTAAATAATTACGCTTTTATATTATGTGTTTACATATAATATACGTAGACGATATAACGGGAACATTAAGACTGACAGCGGGAACTTGAATATATGATATGAATGTCGTTATATCTTCGTATTAGTTGCTTTTATTGACAATATAATGATGCCAATGATGGCCAATGACATTGGCCTGTGCTCATTTTGAGTTTAACTCAAAAACATGGTTTTAGACCTCAGCATACCATTTTGTTTAACGATTGCACATTATGGTCTTCCAGACGTCAAATTAGAAACGACTTTTTTTCTGGCACTGCagaaagcatattttttttcaacgtCCGAACAGGGTGTCCCTCGCAGTATGGGTTAAACGAAACAGGGGTATGTATGGACAAGGTCATTTACTCATGttgtgaaattaaaaattgGTCATTGACCCTAtacattagggtgtcccaaaaaaatcaaagtcatttttttttaacgcataccctcctacttttttccttttggtccaaaactattataaataaaattatatggtggtaggaccacggtaacccgtgccgacttacatttgaatgtatgtcatacttgctctctaagactaacgcgatctaTCTCGTCGATGTGCctgtgatttcttgttatttagtgatcgaatcattgttttcaaacagccaacatgtcactagacttaagcagttataaaagagtatatttttaattaggggacctaaagcatcaaatgggctcaaaacttccgtctaatggacaagttctggcagtttcatagtacaactagcgacccgctccggcttcgcacggaataacagtatttctgcactatttaatgtgtgttattatacatgtaaaccttcctctttaatcactctatctattagagaaaaccgcatgaaaatcggttgcgtagtttcgaagaattaggtaagcttacaacgggacacggggacagaaaaagcgactttgttgtatactatgttgtgatattcgggaaattaatttaattgtgaacgaaaacgtaaatcttactagtcgcgaatgcattatattatctactggcaaaaggcgcgtattccaactaaatctttgcctaattgtgtgacgaaactcgtcaccttgtatcaagtttgcaggaacaaaagacacaagacgtttttaagcaacgctatcacgactttttcagcaacatagatatgtaatttatttgattttgattaataagaataaatcatcatgtccctggccttatcccaactatgttggggtcggctttcagtcttgccggattcagctgagtactagagttttacaaggagcgactgcctatctgacttctcaacccagttacccagcaacccaatatccctttgataagactagtgtcagacttattggcttctgactacccgaaacgactgtccaagatgtcaaatgacagccaggagagcagccggcctacagTTAGTTACAGAAAGCGCCTGCCTCAGAGGAGCAAAggaaaataactcttgaaaaacgattggatgtatcgtttttcaggggttattttgtctttggttaaatttttttttttcaaaaggagatctttacggtacgttgtatgacaaaatcacctctaacttcatttcagcaaaaagcgagttctttgatcgatcgccttaaaatataatgacagttttctacatgaatgtgtcctaccttctagtcaaataatgcttcgtatcaaaaagccaaagtttcagcactgagagtgaacgatgtggccgaaagatcggtcaagttcatgcaagacttttattgattaatcacagtagatgaggaacaaaaacaattattgttaggtacagtCCTAGAATatcggaaaatttatcctgaatgtaaaaaaaaactactttaaaatgaaaattttaacaaggatattatttttcaatgtatatgagaagataaaacattatttggatctattcaaggtttatttttagtaataataattaagatctaaatttctccatagtaagtcagtacaaattttcatgtgaaactttggcattaagtcggcacgggttaccactgtctgatcgagataatatttattataggagataatgaggtcaaaccgaaaaaaattagagggtatgcgtatttgaattcgagaaaaaaaattcccccttatgtcttgggacaccctacTATACATATCACTGCTCcatttgatttataatatatttttagggaCCACTCTGTATAAGAAGTCCATGGCATTCAAAATGTGAATTGCCCTAAACATCgcccgtcttaccacaaaaacttttaaacgtcagtttacgcctcgtctaaaaaaatgacaatatgGTTGAcggacatatggttcattttgcagctaaaattttattagacaagtgtaaaacagggtttaaagtttttccaTAAGTGTTTAGCACTTTGCACATGACACAACTATAACCAGCTGACAATTAGCTTTTTCTATGAAAAGGCGCCACTTA includes:
- the LOC110379733 gene encoding LOW QUALITY PROTEIN: uncharacterized protein LOC110379733 (The sequence of the model RefSeq protein was modified relative to this genomic sequence to represent the inferred CDS: inserted 1 base in 1 codon), encoding MLQFQRSYPPSDLEQAMFPIDIYINSRKPPLKPGTAGMEAKELVQKANSLEVKISVTNYNSLYATRSTPEFVINGAAVLQLKLIAALVNNVYNNLIFARFVKRRANDDLTYTIKLTSTELGIAKSFTSDDGTWHLIHENKKQQYTFDVTACMEAAPCASSFASLHDDAELTDFELRGEDGSVHVHRAVLAAASPVLRRMLGGAWRETAEGRVELPGPRXATLQHLKDYVYLHALPEAGLEQLLLLAAYYMMPDLEQRCVDRLARAVSADNACDVIEFAAKNKLPRLLLAVLELVQSGAVSVSAMRDHLAHAKTDS